The Variovorax paradoxus B4 genome includes a region encoding these proteins:
- a CDS encoding indolepyruvate ferredoxin oxidoreductase subunit alpha has protein sequence MERSFAEEIKRLSLGADEVFHGEGILAVTKALLQSGVSYIGGYQGAPVSHLIDVLGDARGLLDELGIYFENSASEAGAAAMLGASINYPVRGAVTWKSTVGTNVASDALSNLASAGVKGGALVILGEDYGEGSSIIQERTHAFAMKSQMWLMDPRPNLTSIVDAVERSFELSEASQTPVMLQLRIRACHVHGSFVCKDNRAPAISTRDVIEKPHFDFANINLPPSIYAQERMKVDSRWPAALDFIRRERLNERFEGDCGDIGLILPGGLYNGTIRALQQLGLADAFGHSRIPLQVLNVVYPMVPDELVDFCAGKRAVLMVEEGQPNYMEDALHAILRKAGCDTRLHGKDIFPMAGEYTGEVLVRCISDFIRQAQPQALGDDGVAQVGDAAAPLATLKPQAVQALGVPVPNRPPGFCIGCPERPVFAAIKLMQKELGAVHVSADIGCHTFGTLPPFNTGSTVLGYGLGLASSSGVGPLMGNRVVSIMGDGGFWHNGFTSGVVNAVYNGQDSVLVILKNGYTSATGTQAIPSSPMQPAARPLTLDIEAALKGVGVAWVRKVTSYNVAEMRDTLQEAMTTEQGGLKVIIADGECQLERQRRIKPVNAAKLKRGERVVRTRFGIDDDVCTGDHSCIRLSGCPSLTVKPNPSALRTDPVATVNQGCVGCGLCGENAHAAILCPSFYKAEIVQNAGTWERLLHRLRGGVIGLMAGKARDRAEALAA, from the coding sequence ATGGAGCGATCTTTCGCCGAAGAAATCAAACGCCTTTCACTGGGCGCCGACGAGGTATTTCATGGCGAGGGCATCCTTGCCGTCACCAAGGCGCTGCTGCAGTCGGGCGTGAGCTACATCGGCGGCTACCAGGGCGCGCCGGTGTCGCACCTGATCGACGTGCTCGGCGATGCGCGCGGGCTGCTCGACGAGCTCGGCATCTACTTCGAGAACAGCGCCTCCGAGGCCGGCGCGGCCGCGATGCTCGGCGCCTCCATCAACTACCCGGTGCGCGGCGCGGTGACGTGGAAGTCCACCGTGGGCACCAACGTTGCCTCGGACGCGCTCTCCAACCTCGCCTCCGCCGGCGTGAAGGGCGGCGCGCTCGTGATCCTGGGCGAGGACTACGGCGAGGGCTCCAGCATCATCCAGGAGCGCACGCACGCCTTCGCCATGAAGTCGCAGATGTGGCTGATGGACCCGCGGCCCAACCTGACGTCCATCGTCGATGCGGTCGAGCGCAGCTTCGAGCTCTCCGAAGCAAGCCAGACGCCGGTGATGCTGCAGCTGCGCATCCGCGCCTGCCACGTGCACGGCAGCTTCGTGTGCAAGGACAACCGCGCACCGGCCATCTCCACGCGCGACGTCATCGAGAAGCCGCACTTCGACTTCGCGAACATCAACCTGCCGCCATCGATCTATGCGCAAGAGCGCATGAAGGTGGACTCGCGCTGGCCGGCCGCGCTCGACTTCATCCGCCGCGAGCGCCTCAATGAGCGCTTCGAAGGCGACTGCGGCGACATCGGCCTGATCCTGCCCGGCGGCCTCTACAACGGCACCATCCGCGCGCTGCAGCAGCTCGGCCTGGCCGACGCCTTCGGCCACAGCCGCATTCCGCTGCAGGTGCTCAACGTGGTCTACCCAATGGTGCCCGACGAGCTGGTGGACTTCTGCGCCGGCAAGCGCGCGGTGCTGATGGTCGAGGAAGGCCAGCCCAACTACATGGAAGACGCGCTGCACGCCATCCTGCGCAAGGCCGGCTGCGACACGCGCCTGCACGGCAAGGACATCTTCCCGATGGCCGGCGAATACACCGGGGAAGTGCTGGTACGCTGCATCTCCGATTTCATCCGCCAGGCGCAGCCGCAGGCACTGGGCGACGACGGCGTGGCACAGGTCGGCGACGCCGCCGCGCCGCTGGCCACGCTCAAGCCGCAGGCGGTGCAGGCGCTGGGCGTGCCGGTGCCGAACCGGCCGCCGGGTTTCTGCATCGGCTGCCCCGAGCGTCCGGTGTTCGCCGCCATCAAGCTGATGCAGAAGGAGCTCGGTGCGGTCCACGTGAGCGCCGACATCGGCTGCCACACCTTCGGAACGCTGCCGCCCTTCAACACCGGCAGCACGGTGCTCGGCTACGGGCTGGGGCTGGCCAGTTCCTCGGGCGTGGGCCCGCTCATGGGCAACCGCGTCGTCAGCATCATGGGCGACGGCGGCTTCTGGCACAACGGCTTCACCAGCGGCGTGGTGAACGCGGTCTACAACGGCCAGGACTCGGTGCTGGTGATCCTGAAGAACGGCTACACCTCGGCCACCGGCACGCAGGCCATTCCTTCTTCTCCCATGCAGCCGGCGGCACGGCCGCTCACGCTCGACATCGAAGCCGCGCTCAAGGGCGTCGGCGTCGCGTGGGTGCGCAAGGTCACCAGCTACAACGTCGCCGAGATGCGCGACACGCTGCAGGAGGCCATGACCACCGAGCAAGGCGGCCTGAAGGTGATCATTGCCGACGGCGAATGCCAGCTCGAGCGCCAGCGCCGCATCAAGCCGGTCAATGCCGCCAAGCTCAAGCGCGGCGAGCGCGTGGTGCGCACGCGCTTCGGCATCGACGACGACGTGTGCACCGGCGACCACTCCTGCATCCGCCTGTCGGGCTGCCCCTCGCTCACCGTCAAGCCCAACCCGAGCGCGCTGCGCACCGACCCGGTGGCCACCGTGAACCAGGGCTGCGTGGGCTGCGGCCTGTGCGGCGAGAACGCGCATGCCGCCATTCTGTGCCCCTCCTTCTACAAGGCGGAGATCGTGCAGAACGCCGGCACCTGGGAGCGCCTGCTGCACCGGCTGCGCGGCGGCGTCATCGGCCTGATGGCCGGCAAGGCGCGCGACCGCGCGGAGGCGCTCGCCGCATGA
- a CDS encoding carbon-nitrogen hydrolase family protein, which translates to MTSPSKTQYKVAAVQAAPEFLDLGKGVDKAIGLIAEAARNGASLIAFPEVWLPGCPWWIWLDSPAWGMQFVQRYFENALVIGSPEWERLRAAAAQHGIHVVLGFSEREGGTLYLAQAIIDDRGEVVATRRKLKPTHAERTVFGEGDGSHLAVHETALGRMGALCCAEHIQPLSKYAMYSQHEQVHIAAWPSFSVYRGAAFQLSAEANNAASQIYALEGQCYVIAPCATVSKEMLDLLIDSPNKRALLLEGGGFAMIYGPDAKPLCEPLPETQEGLLYADVDLGAIGIAKAAYDPAGHYSRPDVLRLLFNKKPSARVHAFDPEYNEQHAAAQAGEAPGGWGVYRSRNSIALGTKSAWNWNTLPCPASG; encoded by the coding sequence ATGACCTCGCCCTCGAAGACTCAGTACAAAGTGGCGGCCGTCCAGGCTGCACCCGAATTCCTCGACCTCGGCAAGGGTGTGGACAAGGCCATCGGGCTCATCGCCGAGGCGGCGCGCAACGGCGCTTCGCTGATCGCGTTTCCGGAGGTCTGGCTGCCGGGCTGCCCGTGGTGGATCTGGCTCGACTCACCAGCCTGGGGCATGCAGTTCGTGCAACGCTACTTCGAGAACGCGCTCGTGATTGGCAGTCCCGAATGGGAGCGGCTGCGGGCCGCCGCCGCGCAGCATGGGATTCACGTCGTGCTGGGCTTCAGCGAGCGCGAGGGCGGCACGCTCTATCTGGCGCAGGCCATCATCGACGACCGCGGAGAGGTCGTCGCGACACGTCGCAAGCTCAAGCCCACGCACGCGGAGCGCACGGTGTTCGGCGAGGGCGACGGCAGCCACCTGGCCGTGCACGAGACCGCGCTCGGCCGCATGGGCGCGCTGTGTTGTGCGGAGCACATCCAGCCGCTGAGCAAGTACGCCATGTACTCGCAGCACGAGCAGGTGCACATCGCGGCGTGGCCGAGCTTTTCCGTCTACCGGGGCGCGGCGTTCCAGCTGAGCGCCGAAGCCAACAACGCGGCCAGCCAGATCTACGCACTCGAGGGACAGTGCTATGTCATTGCGCCCTGCGCGACGGTCTCCAAGGAGATGCTCGATCTGCTGATCGACTCGCCGAACAAGCGCGCCCTGCTGCTGGAAGGCGGCGGCTTCGCGATGATCTATGGCCCGGACGCCAAGCCCTTGTGCGAGCCGCTGCCCGAGACGCAAGAGGGCTTGCTGTATGCGGATGTCGACCTGGGCGCCATCGGCATCGCCAAGGCTGCCTACGATCCGGCTGGCCACTACTCGCGCCCGGATGTGCTGCGGCTGCTGTTCAACAAGAAGCCCAGCGCGCGCGTGCATGCGTTTGACCCCGAATACAACGAACAACATGCCGCGGCGCAGGCAGGCGAAGCGCCGGGAGGCTGGGGCGTCTATCGATCCAGGAATTCGATCGCCCTGGGCACGAAGTCGGCATGGAACTGGAACACGCTGCCGTGCCCGGCATCGGGATAG
- a CDS encoding alpha/beta fold hydrolase: protein MGRWTDVPTRSISAGGVDFAYRELGTRHGGTPVVFLVHLAAVLDNWDPRIMDGIAAKHHVIAFDNRGVGASGGSPSDSVEQMADDAIAFIQAMGFAQVDLFGFSMGGMIAQEIVLKESQLVRKMILAGTGPAGGEGMSTVARVSHWDLLRGLLTGQDPKQFLFFTRTPGGIEAGKAFLARLKERSENRDKEITIAAYLAQLRALKAWGRKKPADLSAVRQPVLIVNGDDDRMVPTSNSHELAWRLPNSTLFIYPDAGHGSVFQFHADFVPRAIEFLDR, encoded by the coding sequence GTGGGCCGCTGGACGGACGTTCCAACGAGATCCATCTCGGCCGGCGGCGTGGATTTTGCGTACCGCGAGCTGGGAACGCGCCATGGCGGAACACCGGTGGTGTTTCTCGTTCACCTGGCCGCCGTCCTGGACAACTGGGACCCGCGCATCATGGATGGCATCGCGGCGAAGCACCACGTGATCGCCTTCGACAACCGGGGCGTCGGCGCATCCGGCGGTTCACCGTCCGATTCGGTGGAGCAGATGGCGGACGACGCCATCGCCTTCATCCAGGCGATGGGCTTCGCGCAGGTCGACCTCTTCGGCTTTTCGATGGGCGGCATGATCGCCCAGGAAATCGTGCTGAAGGAGTCGCAACTCGTGCGCAAGATGATCCTCGCGGGCACCGGCCCCGCGGGCGGCGAGGGCATGAGCACGGTGGCCAGGGTTTCGCACTGGGACCTCCTGCGGGGTCTCCTCACCGGCCAGGACCCCAAGCAGTTCCTGTTCTTCACGCGCACGCCGGGCGGCATCGAGGCCGGCAAGGCCTTTCTCGCACGACTGAAGGAACGCTCGGAGAACCGCGACAAGGAGATCACGATCGCCGCATACCTGGCGCAGCTGCGGGCGCTGAAGGCCTGGGGCCGCAAGAAACCCGCCGATCTTTCCGCGGTCAGGCAGCCGGTGCTCATCGTCAACGGCGACGATGACCGGATGGTCCCGACGTCGAACTCGCACGAACTGGCATGGCGGCTTCCGAACAGCACGCTATTCATCTATCCCGATGCCGGGCACGGCAGCGTGTTCCAGTTCCATGCCGACTTCGTGCCCAGGGCGATCGAATTCCTGGATCGATAG
- a CDS encoding SDR family oxidoreductase yields MKIENSVALVTGANRGIGLAFARELLDRGARKVYVGARDPAAITQSGVQALRLDVNNPEDVSAAAALASDVTLVVNNAGIAQAGGFLAADSEEVARRIFETNFFAMLRMSKAFAPMLKANGGGALLNVLSVASWVNGGDLAAYSASKAAAWSLTNALRHELSAQKTQVLALHMAYVDTDLTRGFDVPKTSPEDIVKRALDGLESNLDEVLADELTQQVKLGMTAPRPSYLPQVD; encoded by the coding sequence ATGAAGATCGAAAATTCTGTTGCCCTTGTCACGGGTGCCAATCGCGGCATCGGCCTGGCGTTCGCGCGCGAGCTGCTCGACCGCGGCGCCCGCAAGGTCTACGTGGGCGCACGCGACCCCGCGGCGATCACCCAATCCGGCGTCCAGGCGCTGCGCCTCGACGTCAACAATCCGGAAGACGTGTCGGCCGCGGCGGCGCTGGCGTCGGATGTGACGCTGGTCGTCAACAACGCGGGCATTGCCCAAGCCGGAGGCTTTCTCGCGGCCGACAGCGAAGAGGTCGCACGCCGCATCTTCGAGACCAATTTCTTTGCCATGCTGCGCATGAGCAAGGCCTTCGCGCCCATGCTCAAGGCCAACGGCGGCGGCGCGCTGCTCAACGTCCTGTCGGTTGCCTCGTGGGTGAACGGCGGGGATCTGGCGGCCTATTCGGCGAGCAAGGCGGCCGCGTGGTCGCTCACCAATGCCCTGCGCCACGAACTGTCGGCGCAGAAGACCCAGGTGCTCGCACTGCACATGGCCTATGTCGACACCGATCTCACGCGCGGATTCGATGTGCCGAAGACGAGCCCCGAAGACATCGTGAAGCGCGCGCTCGACGGGCTCGAGTCGAACCTCGACGAGGTGCTGGCCGATGAGCTCACCCAGCAGGTCAAGCTCGGAATGACGGCGCCGAGGCCCAGCTACCTTCCGCAGGTGGACTGA
- a CDS encoding NADP-dependent oxidoreductase: MKAFVLDRYGKKAALRPADMPMPTLRDDEVLVEVHAAGVNLLDAKIRNGEFKLILPYRLPLVLGHDVAGVVAKVGPRVRQYKPGDEVYARADDFRIGTFAEFVAVQEASLAPKPRGLSMEEAASIPLVALTAWQALVEKAGLKKGQKVFIQAGSGGVGTFAIQLAKHLGATVATTTSATNAALVKRLGADVVIDYRTQDFEDLLRDCDVVLNSQDGKTLEKSLRVLKRGGKLITISGPPDPEFGKQIGAPGFVKLVMRLLSAGIRRRAKSRGVGFSFLFMSANGSQLREITRLFEAGAARPVVDRVFPFDATNEALAYVEAGRAKGKVVVKLK; encoded by the coding sequence ATGAAAGCATTTGTGCTCGATCGATACGGCAAGAAAGCCGCGCTGCGGCCGGCAGACATGCCGATGCCGACGCTGCGCGACGACGAGGTCCTGGTCGAGGTCCATGCCGCCGGCGTGAACCTGCTGGACGCCAAGATCAGGAATGGCGAGTTCAAGCTGATCCTGCCGTACCGCCTGCCCCTCGTGCTGGGGCACGACGTGGCCGGCGTCGTGGCCAAGGTCGGCCCGCGCGTGCGGCAATACAAGCCGGGCGACGAGGTCTATGCGCGGGCGGATGATTTCCGGATCGGCACCTTCGCCGAATTCGTTGCGGTCCAGGAGGCATCGCTCGCGCCCAAGCCCCGAGGCCTCTCGATGGAAGAAGCCGCTTCCATTCCGCTGGTGGCCCTGACAGCGTGGCAGGCGCTGGTCGAGAAGGCCGGGCTGAAGAAGGGTCAGAAGGTCTTCATCCAGGCCGGCTCCGGCGGCGTGGGCACCTTTGCCATCCAGCTGGCCAAGCACCTGGGCGCCACCGTCGCCACGACGACGAGCGCGACCAATGCCGCACTCGTGAAGCGCCTGGGCGCAGACGTCGTCATCGACTACAGGACGCAAGACTTCGAGGATCTGCTGCGCGACTGCGACGTGGTCCTGAACAGCCAGGACGGCAAGACGCTCGAGAAATCCCTGCGCGTGCTCAAGCGCGGCGGAAAGCTCATCACCATCTCCGGGCCGCCCGATCCCGAGTTCGGCAAGCAGATCGGCGCGCCCGGTTTCGTGAAGCTGGTCATGCGGCTGTTGAGCGCAGGCATCAGGCGCAGGGCCAAAAGCCGCGGCGTCGGTTTCTCGTTTCTCTTCATGAGCGCGAACGGGAGCCAGCTGCGCGAGATCACGCGTCTTTTCGAGGCCGGCGCCGCCCGCCCGGTGGTGGATCGGGTCTTCCCGTTCGACGCCACCAACGAAGCCCTGGCCTATGTCGAAGCAGGCCGCGCCAAGGGCAAGGTCGTCGTCAAGCTCAAGTGA
- a CDS encoding TetR/AcrR family transcriptional regulator: MICIMRNTKHSVRAAAKEASHERIVSVAARAIRRSGYDGTGVADIMKEAGLTHGAFYAHFPSREAMLAEAAGRACAESAVAVAKVASDVPSGQALAAMLRAYLSPEHVAHAELGCPLAALGSETPRQAAEVRRVTTRHIKEMIDLVARQSPDWGQPGAHERAVVTVATMVGTLLLARAVDEPALSAGLCEAALKHLAPA, from the coding sequence ATGATATGCATCATGCGAAACACAAAGCACAGCGTCAGGGCAGCAGCCAAGGAAGCCTCGCACGAGCGCATCGTGTCCGTGGCTGCCCGGGCGATCCGCCGCAGCGGCTATGACGGCACCGGCGTGGCCGACATCATGAAGGAAGCCGGCCTGACCCATGGCGCCTTCTACGCCCACTTCCCCTCGCGCGAAGCCATGCTGGCCGAGGCCGCGGGCCGGGCCTGCGCCGAATCGGCCGTCGCGGTGGCCAAGGTCGCTTCCGACGTCCCCTCCGGGCAGGCCCTGGCCGCCATGCTGCGCGCCTATCTCTCGCCGGAGCACGTGGCGCATGCGGAGTTGGGGTGCCCGCTGGCTGCGCTGGGCTCGGAGACGCCGCGCCAGGCCGCCGAAGTGCGGCGGGTGACCACCCGGCACATCAAGGAAATGATCGATCTCGTCGCCCGCCAGTCGCCCGACTGGGGGCAGCCCGGGGCGCATGAACGCGCAGTCGTGACCGTCGCCACCATGGTGGGCACCTTGCTGCTCGCGCGCGCGGTCGATGAGCCGGCGCTGTCGGCCGGCCTGTGCGAGGCTGCGCTGAAGCATCTGGCCCCGGCCTGA
- a CDS encoding nucleoside deaminase encodes MKRALALSAKALETPGTEPFGAVVVKDGQVVGEGLNHSVANFDPTSHGEVEAIRDACRRLRSVDLAGCDLYTSCEPCALCVAAMRIAGIRALFYAASMEQAGLAFDGLPAAARHPIDVDDLRTEAGAPLALRKMPAQQHLADEATEVLAAWAAPRKR; translated from the coding sequence ATGAAACGGGCCCTGGCGCTTTCGGCCAAGGCCCTCGAAACGCCCGGCACGGAGCCCTTCGGGGCCGTGGTCGTGAAGGACGGCCAGGTCGTCGGCGAGGGGCTCAACCACTCGGTGGCGAATTTCGATCCGACCTCGCACGGCGAAGTCGAGGCGATCCGCGATGCCTGCAGGCGGCTGCGCAGCGTCGACCTTGCCGGATGCGACCTGTACACCTCTTGCGAGCCATGCGCCTTGTGCGTCGCGGCGATGCGCATCGCCGGCATCCGCGCGCTCTTCTACGCGGCCTCCATGGAACAGGCAGGCCTGGCCTTCGACGGGCTGCCGGCCGCTGCTCGCCACCCGATCGACGTGGATGATCTCCGCACGGAAGCGGGCGCGCCCCTGGCCCTGCGCAAGATGCCGGCGCAGCAGCACCTGGCCGATGAAGCCACCGAGGTGCTGGCCGCCTGGGCGGCGCCGCGCAAGCGCTGA
- a CDS encoding Bug family tripartite tricarboxylate transporter substrate binding protein: MTTDFRPTRRAALHMLAAGAASLALPAFAQWPDRPIKIIVTFPPGGSSDVLARVMAEQLSKKLGQPVVVDNKPGAGGTIGGAQVASAAPDGYTLMLSNTTPIALGPFTLDKQPYDPVAGFSHIAYLGAAPLVIMASKPSGIKSYAEFEAAARKDGRMDFGSGGPGSIGHIHGELLKKITGINMVHVPYRGGAPMTTDLIANTIPVGIDVITAYVPFFKSGQLVPLAVTGAQRSPLMPEVPSIAELKQPKLVLENFFGLSGPARLPEDVVARLNAACNEVLVMPEIQKKLTDLGIVAKPESVAAFNGFVKEQVNVLGPTVKGAGIKL; the protein is encoded by the coding sequence ATGACCACCGACTTCCGCCCCACCCGCCGCGCTGCGCTGCACATGCTCGCGGCAGGAGCGGCCTCGCTCGCGCTCCCTGCCTTCGCGCAATGGCCCGACAGGCCGATCAAGATCATCGTGACCTTTCCGCCGGGCGGCTCCAGCGACGTGCTGGCGCGCGTGATGGCGGAACAGTTGTCGAAGAAGCTGGGGCAGCCCGTGGTCGTGGACAACAAGCCCGGCGCGGGCGGCACGATCGGCGGCGCGCAGGTGGCCTCGGCCGCGCCCGACGGCTACACGCTGATGCTTTCGAACACCACGCCGATCGCGCTCGGCCCCTTCACGCTCGACAAGCAGCCCTACGATCCGGTGGCGGGCTTCAGCCACATCGCCTACCTGGGTGCCGCGCCGCTGGTCATCATGGCCAGCAAGCCGTCCGGCATCAAGAGCTACGCCGAGTTCGAGGCGGCCGCGCGCAAGGACGGCCGCATGGACTTCGGCTCCGGGGGCCCCGGTTCGATCGGCCACATCCACGGCGAGCTGCTCAAGAAGATCACCGGAATCAACATGGTGCACGTGCCCTATCGCGGCGGCGCACCGATGACCACCGATCTGATCGCCAACACCATTCCGGTGGGCATCGACGTCATCACCGCCTACGTTCCCTTCTTCAAGAGCGGACAGCTGGTGCCCCTGGCCGTGACCGGCGCCCAGCGCTCGCCGCTGATGCCGGAGGTTCCGAGCATCGCCGAGCTCAAGCAGCCGAAGCTGGTGCTCGAGAACTTCTTCGGCCTGTCCGGCCCGGCCCGGCTGCCGGAGGACGTGGTGGCGCGGCTCAACGCAGCCTGCAACGAGGTGCTGGTGATGCCCGAGATCCAGAAGAAGCTCACCGATCTGGGCATCGTGGCCAAGCCCGAGAGCGTCGCCGCGTTCAATGGCTTCGTGAAGGAGCAGGTGAACGTGCTGGGCCCGACGGTCAAGGGCGCGGGCATCAAGCTCTAG
- a CDS encoding DUF899 domain-containing protein — protein MTTSIENGKKGGPPTMHTPPVVSPKAWEAAREQLLAKEKAQTRARDALAAERRRMPWMAVEKTYAFDGPAGKASLPELFDGRRQLIVYRAFFEPGVFGWPDHACRGCSMVADQVAHVAHLNARDTTLVFVSRAPQADIARLKARMGWEIPWFTLTDSFDADFGVHEWHGTNVFFRDAGDRVFRTYFLNNRGDEQMGNTWNYLDITPLGRQEVWEDSPEGYPQTPTYKWWNWHDNYAEEAVPDKKWVEVSTAGEAAFREQSLNAKR, from the coding sequence ATGACGACTTCCATCGAGAACGGAAAGAAGGGCGGCCCGCCCACCATGCACACGCCACCGGTCGTGTCGCCCAAGGCGTGGGAGGCGGCCCGCGAGCAACTGCTCGCGAAGGAAAAGGCCCAGACCCGGGCCCGAGACGCGCTGGCCGCCGAGCGCCGGCGCATGCCGTGGATGGCCGTGGAAAAAACCTATGCCTTCGACGGGCCCGCGGGCAAGGCCAGCCTGCCCGAGCTGTTCGACGGCCGGCGCCAGCTGATCGTCTACCGCGCCTTCTTCGAGCCCGGCGTGTTCGGCTGGCCCGACCACGCCTGCCGCGGCTGCTCCATGGTGGCCGACCAGGTCGCCCACGTTGCCCACCTGAACGCCCGCGACACCACCCTCGTCTTCGTCTCGCGTGCGCCGCAGGCAGACATCGCGCGGCTGAAGGCGCGCATGGGCTGGGAGATCCCGTGGTTCACCCTCACCGACAGCTTCGACGCCGACTTCGGCGTGCACGAGTGGCACGGCACGAACGTGTTCTTCCGCGATGCAGGCGACCGCGTGTTCCGCACCTACTTCCTCAACAACCGCGGCGACGAGCAGATGGGCAACACCTGGAACTACCTCGACATCACGCCGCTGGGCCGGCAGGAGGTGTGGGAAGACTCGCCCGAGGGCTATCCCCAGACGCCCACCTACAAGTGGTGGAACTGGCACGACAACTACGCCGAAGAGGCCGTGCCCGACAAGAAGTGGGTCGAGGTGTCCACCGCCGGCGAGGCGGCGTTCCGCGAGCAGAGCCTGAACGCGAAGCGATGA
- a CDS encoding trimeric intracellular cation channel family protein yields MLLYLLDLAGIAVFAISGVLAAGRAGLDWLGVVVIASVTAVGGGTLRDLLLDRHPVFWIREVRYVYVILAATAAAIAWVHFFPLPEHALALADALGLALFAMTGAQVAEERRLPALVVILIGTMTGAAGGLLRDVLTDRIPLLLSSGIYGSAAIVGIAAYLLLQAAGTPRRWAFHTGLLLVVALRLGGIYGGWHLPMLRLSA; encoded by the coding sequence ATGCTGCTGTACCTGCTCGATCTCGCCGGCATCGCGGTGTTTGCCATCAGCGGCGTGCTGGCGGCGGGCCGTGCGGGCCTCGACTGGCTGGGCGTGGTGGTGATCGCCTCCGTCACGGCCGTGGGCGGCGGCACGCTGCGCGACCTGCTGCTCGACCGCCATCCGGTGTTCTGGATCCGCGAAGTGCGCTACGTGTACGTGATCCTGGCGGCGACCGCGGCCGCCATCGCGTGGGTCCATTTCTTCCCGCTGCCCGAGCACGCGCTGGCATTGGCCGATGCGCTGGGCCTGGCGCTCTTTGCGATGACCGGCGCGCAGGTGGCCGAGGAGCGGCGCCTGCCGGCGCTCGTCGTGATCCTGATCGGCACCATGACGGGCGCCGCCGGCGGCCTCTTGCGCGATGTGCTCACCGACCGCATTCCGCTGCTGCTGAGCAGCGGCATCTACGGTTCCGCCGCCATCGTGGGCATTGCCGCCTACCTGCTTCTGCAGGCCGCGGGAACGCCGCGCCGCTGGGCCTTTCATACGGGCCTGCTGCTGGTCGTGGCGCTCCGGCTCGGCGGAATCTACGGCGGCTGGCACCTGCCGATGCTGCGGCTTTCGGCTTGA
- a CDS encoding FMN-binding negative transcriptional regulator, translating into MYVSKHHALPEPAEAQALIEAHPLGAWVVPGSEGLVANHVPFLLDRSRGPFGTLMGHVSRANPVWKLLPASGHSVVMFQGPQSYITPGWYPGKQAHGKVVPTWNYAVAHAHGMARAIDDEHWLRGMLTRLTAAHESSKQLPWKMTDAPADFIDKLLRAVVGIEIPIERLVGKLKVSQDEALQDRWGTVSGLAAEGTENAAAMALLVERAARQQR; encoded by the coding sequence GTGTACGTATCAAAGCACCACGCGCTGCCCGAGCCCGCTGAAGCCCAGGCACTGATCGAGGCCCACCCGCTGGGCGCATGGGTCGTGCCCGGCAGCGAAGGCCTGGTCGCCAACCATGTGCCCTTTCTGCTGGACAGGTCGCGCGGCCCGTTCGGAACACTGATGGGCCACGTGTCGCGTGCCAATCCCGTGTGGAAGCTGCTGCCTGCCTCAGGGCATTCGGTGGTCATGTTCCAGGGCCCGCAGTCCTACATCACGCCCGGCTGGTATCCGGGCAAGCAGGCGCACGGAAAGGTCGTGCCAACCTGGAACTATGCGGTCGCACATGCGCACGGCATGGCGCGAGCCATCGACGACGAACACTGGCTGCGCGGCATGCTGACGCGCCTCACGGCGGCCCACGAATCCTCGAAACAGCTGCCCTGGAAAATGACGGACGCGCCGGCGGATTTCATCGACAAGCTGCTGCGCGCCGTGGTGGGTATCGAGATTCCGATCGAGCGCCTGGTCGGCAAGCTCAAGGTGAGCCAGGACGAGGCACTGCAGGACCGGTGGGGCACCGTGAGCGGGCTTGCCGCCGAAGGCACCGAGAACGCGGCGGCCATGGCGCTCCTCGTCGAACGTGCCGCCCGGCAGCAGCGCTGA